A single Kribbella aluminosa DNA region contains:
- a CDS encoding DEAD/DEAH box helicase, translating into MTLTETLPGTTGPDDLFDAFQGWVGEQGISLYPAQEEALIEVMTGSNVILSTPTGSGKSLVATGAHFAALANGQRTFYTAPIKALVSEKFFALCDVFGADKVGMLTGDAAVNASAPIICCTAEVLANIALREGADAEIGQVVMDEFHFYSEPDRGWAWQVPLLELPKAQFLLMSATLGDVERFKIDLSRRTGRPTAIVASGERPVPLIYKYVTSPLHETLQELLVTHQAPVYVVHFTQASALERAQALTSINVCTKEEKDKIKELIGHFRFGSGFGKTLQRLVMHGIGVHHAGMLPKYRRLVEQLAQAGLLKVICGTDTLGVGINVPIRTVVLTALSKYDGRRQRILKAREFHQIAGRAGRAGYDTSGTVVVQAPDHVVENVKALAKAGDDPKKQRRVQRKKPPEGFVTWGEDTFDRLVAADPEPLQSKMRVSHAMLLNVIARDGDAFTSMRKLLRDNHEDAKAQVRLVRRAIQIYRTLLTAGVVERLDEPDEFGRSLRLTVDLQKDFSLNQPLSTFALAALDLLDPADPVYALDVVSVVEATLEDPRAVLMAQLHHAKGEAVNSMKADGIEYEERMELLDEISWPKPLEELLEATLEMYRQTHPWIAEAGLSPKSVVRDMFERAMTFGEFVQYYGLARSEGILLRYLSDAYKALRQTVPPDKVDEDLADLIEWLGEVVRQTDSSLLDEWEELTNPTDDTQVEVVPAGPRRITLNTRAFRVLVRNAMFRRVELVALHRWAELGQLDSEAGWDAGRWAEAGTAYYAEHEVVGTGPEARGPALFMVEEHPGYWEVQQIIDDPEGNHDWRITASVDLAASDEAGELVLELASFKPL; encoded by the coding sequence ATGACGCTTACTGAGACACTTCCGGGGACCACTGGGCCTGACGACCTGTTCGACGCCTTTCAGGGGTGGGTGGGGGAGCAGGGGATCTCGTTGTACCCGGCTCAGGAAGAGGCGTTGATCGAGGTGATGACGGGGTCGAACGTGATCCTGTCGACGCCGACCGGCTCGGGTAAGAGCCTCGTTGCCACCGGCGCGCACTTCGCCGCGCTCGCGAACGGTCAGCGGACGTTCTACACCGCCCCGATCAAGGCCCTGGTCTCGGAGAAGTTCTTCGCGCTCTGCGACGTGTTCGGCGCGGACAAGGTCGGCATGCTGACCGGCGACGCCGCCGTCAACGCATCGGCCCCGATCATCTGCTGTACGGCGGAAGTCCTCGCGAACATCGCGCTCCGCGAAGGCGCCGACGCCGAGATCGGCCAGGTCGTGATGGACGAGTTCCACTTCTACTCCGAGCCGGACCGCGGCTGGGCCTGGCAGGTGCCGCTGCTGGAGCTGCCGAAGGCGCAGTTCCTCCTGATGTCCGCGACCCTCGGCGACGTCGAGCGCTTCAAGATCGACCTGTCCCGCCGCACGGGTCGCCCGACGGCGATCGTCGCGTCCGGCGAGCGCCCGGTCCCGCTGATCTACAAGTACGTGACCAGTCCTCTGCACGAAACGCTCCAAGAGTTACTCGTGACGCACCAGGCTCCCGTGTACGTCGTGCACTTCACCCAGGCGTCGGCGTTGGAGCGTGCGCAGGCGCTGACCAGCATCAACGTCTGCACGAAGGAGGAGAAGGACAAGATCAAGGAGCTGATCGGACACTTCCGGTTCGGCTCCGGCTTCGGCAAGACGCTGCAGCGACTCGTCATGCACGGTATCGGTGTCCACCATGCAGGCATGCTGCCGAAGTACCGGCGTCTGGTCGAGCAGCTGGCTCAAGCCGGTCTGCTGAAGGTGATCTGCGGCACCGACACGCTCGGCGTCGGCATCAACGTGCCGATCCGCACGGTGGTGCTGACCGCGCTGAGCAAGTACGACGGTCGCCGGCAGCGCATCCTGAAGGCACGTGAGTTCCACCAGATCGCGGGCCGCGCGGGTCGCGCCGGGTACGACACCTCCGGCACAGTCGTGGTCCAGGCGCCAGATCATGTGGTCGAGAACGTCAAGGCGCTCGCCAAGGCCGGCGACGACCCGAAGAAGCAGCGCCGGGTGCAGCGGAAGAAGCCGCCGGAGGGTTTCGTCACCTGGGGGGAGGACACCTTCGACCGGCTGGTCGCTGCCGATCCCGAACCGCTGCAGTCGAAGATGCGCGTCAGCCATGCGATGCTGCTGAACGTCATCGCCCGCGACGGCGACGCGTTCACCAGTATGCGCAAGCTGCTGCGGGACAACCACGAGGACGCCAAGGCCCAGGTCCGGCTGGTTCGGCGCGCGATCCAGATCTACCGCACGCTGCTGACGGCCGGCGTGGTCGAGCGGCTGGACGAGCCCGACGAGTTCGGCCGCTCGCTGCGGCTGACCGTTGATCTGCAGAAGGACTTCTCACTCAACCAGCCGCTGTCCACCTTCGCGCTGGCGGCTTTGGACCTGCTCGACCCCGCGGATCCCGTGTATGCCCTCGACGTGGTGTCGGTGGTCGAGGCGACGCTCGAGGATCCGCGCGCCGTCTTGATGGCGCAGCTGCACCATGCCAAGGGCGAGGCCGTGAACTCGATGAAGGCCGACGGCATCGAGTACGAGGAGCGGATGGAGCTGCTCGACGAGATCAGCTGGCCGAAGCCGCTCGAAGAGTTGCTCGAGGCCACTTTGGAGATGTACCGGCAGACGCACCCGTGGATCGCCGAGGCCGGGCTGTCCCCGAAGTCGGTGGTCAGGGACATGTTCGAACGGGCGATGACGTTCGGCGAGTTCGTCCAGTACTACGGTCTGGCACGCTCCGAGGGCATCCTCCTGCGCTACCTCAGCGACGCGTACAAGGCGCTCCGGCAGACCGTCCCGCCGGACAAGGTCGACGAGGACCTGGCCGACCTGATCGAGTGGCTCGGCGAGGTGGTCCGCCAGACCGACTCCAGCCTGCTCGACGAGTGGGAGGAGCTGACGAACCCGACCGACGACACGCAGGTCGAGGTCGTGCCGGCCGGACCGCGCCGGATCACCTTGAACACAAGGGCTTTCCGGGTCCTGGTCCGGAACGCGATGTTCCGCCGCGTCGAGCTGGTCGCCCTGCACCGCTGGGCGGAGCTGGGGCAACTCGACAGCGAAGCCGGCTGGGACGCGGGCCGCTGGGCCGAGGCCGGTACGGCGTACTACGCCGAGCACGAGGTCGTCGGTACCGGCCCGGAAGCCCGCGGCCCCGCGCTGTTCATGGTCGAGGAACACCCGGGCTACTGGGAGGTCCAGCAGATCATCGACGACCCCGAGGGCAACCACGACTGGCGTATCACCGCGAGCGTCGACCTGGCCGCCTCCGACGAGGCGGGCGAGCTGGTCCTCGAGCTGGCGTCGTTCAAACCCCTGTAG
- the murA gene encoding UDP-N-acetylglucosamine 1-carboxyvinyltransferase has translation MERFRIAGEARLDGAVEVAGAKNSVLKLMAAALLAEGTTTLRQVPGILDVTFMAQLLDTLGCSVKVDADQRLATIAVPGAIGHQCDYELVRKLRASISVLGPLLGRCGQAEVALPGGDNIGSRGLNMHVAGLESMGAKVHIEHGFVIAEAPQGLHGAEVWLDFPSVGATETIMMAAVLAKGTTIIENAAREPEIQDIAAMLVEMGAQIDGAGSPRIEISGVNGLLNPVDHTVVPDRIVSGSWAFAAAITKGDVTVTNGHAEHLELPLDKLHKAGAEITVLNPGFRVRMHDRPKPVDVVTLPYPGFATDLQAFVIALNALSDGAAMVTENLFEGRFTFAQELTRLGAQIQTDGHHAVVRGVPRLSGAPVVASDIRAGAALVLAGLAAEGETLVSAAHHVHRGYTDFAGNLRRLGADVVVEPDDAEMYWS, from the coding sequence GTGGAACGGTTTCGAATCGCGGGTGAGGCACGGCTCGACGGCGCTGTCGAGGTGGCCGGCGCGAAGAACAGTGTGCTCAAGCTCATGGCGGCGGCGCTGCTCGCCGAAGGTACGACGACGCTGCGCCAGGTGCCGGGCATCCTGGACGTCACGTTCATGGCCCAGCTGCTGGACACGCTCGGGTGCTCGGTGAAGGTGGACGCGGACCAGCGGCTCGCGACGATCGCCGTACCGGGCGCCATCGGCCACCAGTGCGACTACGAGCTGGTCCGCAAGCTGCGCGCCTCGATCTCGGTGCTCGGCCCGCTGCTCGGCCGCTGCGGCCAGGCGGAGGTGGCGCTGCCGGGCGGAGACAACATCGGCTCCCGCGGGCTGAACATGCACGTCGCCGGGCTGGAGTCGATGGGCGCGAAGGTGCACATCGAGCACGGGTTCGTGATCGCCGAGGCGCCGCAGGGGCTGCACGGCGCCGAGGTCTGGCTGGACTTCCCGAGCGTCGGCGCGACCGAGACGATCATGATGGCGGCGGTGCTCGCGAAGGGCACCACGATCATCGAGAACGCCGCCCGCGAGCCGGAGATCCAGGACATCGCCGCGATGCTGGTCGAGATGGGCGCGCAGATCGACGGCGCCGGCTCGCCGCGGATCGAGATCAGCGGCGTGAACGGGCTGCTGAACCCGGTCGACCACACCGTGGTCCCGGACCGGATCGTGTCCGGCAGCTGGGCGTTCGCGGCTGCGATCACCAAGGGTGATGTGACCGTCACCAACGGTCATGCGGAGCACCTCGAGTTGCCGCTCGACAAGCTGCACAAGGCAGGCGCCGAGATCACCGTGCTGAATCCGGGCTTCCGGGTCCGGATGCATGACCGGCCGAAGCCGGTGGACGTGGTGACACTGCCGTACCCCGGGTTCGCGACCGACCTGCAGGCGTTCGTGATCGCGCTGAACGCGCTCAGCGACGGCGCCGCGATGGTCACCGAGAACCTGTTCGAAGGCCGGTTCACGTTCGCCCAGGAACTCACCCGCCTGGGCGCGCAGATCCAGACCGACGGGCACCACGCGGTGGTCCGCGGCGTACCGCGGCTGTCCGGTGCGCCGGTGGTCGCGTCCGACATCCGGGCCGGTGCCGCGCTGGTGCTGGCCGGCCTCGCCGCCGAGGGCGAGACACTGGTCTCGGCCGCCCACCACGTGCACCGCGGCTACACCGACTTCGCGGGCAACCTCCGCCGCCTCGGCGCCGACGTCGTGGTGGAACCTGACGATGCGGAGATGTACTGGAGCTGA
- a CDS encoding cob(I)yrinic acid a,c-diamide adenosyltransferase, translated as MAVNLTRIYTRTGDAGETRLGDNSTTSKTDPRLAAYGEVDEANSAIGVAIAAGHLNSAIAVLLTRIQNDLFDVGADLCNPITPDPEYPPLRVTQDYVDRLEGWCDEYNGRLTKLRSFILPGGTEGAAYLNVARAVVRRAERAGWAAVEAHGPSINLLAITYLNRLSDLLFILGRVANLSSGGDVLWIPGGERD; from the coding sequence ATGGCTGTGAACTTGACGCGGATCTACACGCGCACCGGTGACGCCGGCGAGACCCGCCTCGGCGACAACTCCACCACCTCGAAGACCGACCCGCGGCTGGCGGCGTACGGCGAGGTCGACGAGGCGAACTCGGCGATCGGGGTGGCGATCGCCGCCGGGCACCTGAACAGTGCGATCGCGGTGCTGCTGACCCGGATCCAGAACGACCTGTTCGACGTCGGCGCGGATCTCTGCAACCCGATCACTCCTGATCCGGAATATCCGCCGCTGCGGGTCACTCAGGACTACGTCGACCGGCTGGAGGGCTGGTGCGACGAGTACAACGGTCGTTTGACCAAGCTGCGTTCGTTCATCCTGCCCGGCGGTACCGAGGGCGCCGCGTACCTGAACGTCGCCCGCGCGGTCGTCCGCCGCGCCGAGCGGGCCGGCTGGGCCGCCGTCGAGGCGCACGGCCCGTCGATCAACCTGCTCGCGATCACGTACCTGAACCGCCTGTCCGACCTGCTCTTCATCCTCGGCCGGGTCGCGAACCTGTCCTCCGGCGGCGACGTCCTCTGGATCCCCGGCGGCGAACGGGACTAG
- the sppA gene encoding signal peptide peptidase SppA, with amino-acid sequence MGTLLELDLTRGVLETPPASPVAAFRMRHLPTLRELVAALRKGARDDGVVGLVAHLGGHRLSLAQVQELREAVADFRTSGKPAVAWTESFGETGQGTVPYYLATAFDEIWLQPSGDLAITGVSVQAVFIRSALDKAGVIPQFGKRREYKTAADTFTEREMTGPAREMASRLAESAYEQIVEGIAVRRRLDTTQVRELVDSAPLPAQAGLDAGLVDRLGYRSDVYDELEKQLQYDDRLLAERYIRRGPRTLDEVRKTLPWPQKPLVAVVRVTGGISVGRNSNSPMGGPGSGSDTVGAALRAVAANERVRAVVLRVDSPGGSYVASDAIRNEVLRLRSSGRPVIASMGSVAASGGYFVAMPADLIVAQPGTITGSIGVLTGKGVVRDALGRIGISQQAVSEGANAQMYSAQEEFTDEQWARLEETLDRIYKDFVGKAALDRGLPEERLESLARGRVWTGADAHSHKLVDELGGFQHALTLACNRAGLDRDEVAVTAVPHRNLMSQLKAPTTTDDLAVAAAPLTLDGLTTGLYSALGLPPAGVLRMPFSWEIS; translated from the coding sequence ATGGGGACACTGCTTGAGCTGGATCTGACCCGCGGCGTACTCGAGACGCCGCCCGCTTCTCCTGTTGCCGCGTTTCGGATGCGGCATCTGCCGACGCTGCGCGAGCTGGTTGCCGCGCTGCGGAAGGGCGCCCGGGACGACGGGGTCGTCGGGCTGGTCGCGCACCTCGGCGGCCACCGGCTGTCCTTGGCCCAGGTGCAGGAGCTGCGCGAGGCGGTTGCCGACTTCCGTACGTCGGGGAAGCCGGCGGTCGCGTGGACCGAGTCGTTCGGCGAGACCGGCCAGGGCACTGTCCCGTACTACCTGGCCACTGCGTTCGACGAGATCTGGCTGCAGCCGTCCGGCGACCTGGCGATCACGGGTGTCTCGGTGCAGGCGGTCTTCATCCGCAGCGCGCTGGACAAGGCCGGGGTGATCCCGCAGTTCGGGAAGCGGCGTGAGTACAAGACAGCGGCCGACACGTTCACCGAGCGCGAAATGACCGGGCCGGCCCGGGAGATGGCGTCGCGGCTGGCGGAGTCGGCGTACGAGCAGATCGTCGAGGGTATCGCGGTACGGCGACGGCTGGACACGACGCAGGTACGGGAGCTGGTCGACAGCGCGCCCCTGCCCGCACAGGCCGGTCTGGACGCGGGGCTGGTCGATCGGCTCGGGTACCGGTCGGACGTGTACGACGAGCTCGAGAAGCAGCTGCAGTACGACGACAGGCTGCTGGCCGAGCGCTACATCCGCCGTGGCCCGCGGACGCTGGACGAAGTACGCAAGACGCTCCCCTGGCCGCAGAAGCCGCTGGTGGCGGTCGTGCGCGTGACTGGCGGCATCTCGGTCGGCCGCAACTCCAACAGCCCCATGGGCGGCCCTGGCTCCGGCTCGGACACCGTAGGCGCCGCACTGCGCGCCGTGGCAGCCAACGAACGCGTGAGGGCGGTAGTACTGCGCGTAGACAGCCCAGGCGGGTCGTACGTCGCCTCTGACGCGATCCGCAACGAGGTACTGCGGCTGCGTTCAAGCGGACGCCCTGTGATCGCGTCCATGGGCAGTGTCGCCGCATCCGGCGGGTACTTCGTTGCGATGCCGGCTGACCTGATCGTGGCGCAGCCGGGCACGATCACCGGTTCTATCGGCGTACTGACCGGCAAGGGCGTCGTACGGGACGCTCTCGGCCGTATCGGGATCTCACAGCAGGCCGTGTCCGAAGGTGCGAACGCACAGATGTACTCGGCACAGGAGGAGTTCACCGACGAGCAGTGGGCGCGGCTGGAGGAAACACTCGACCGCATCTACAAGGACTTCGTCGGCAAGGCCGCACTGGACCGGGGACTCCCGGAGGAGCGGCTGGAGTCGCTGGCACGCGGACGGGTCTGGACCGGTGCCGACGCCCACAGCCACAAGCTGGTCGACGAGCTGGGCGGTTTCCAGCACGCGCTGACCCTGGCCTGCAACCGGGCCGGTCTGGACCGCGACGAGGTCGCCGTGACCGCAGTACCGCACCGCAACCTGATGAGTCAGCTCAAGGCGCCGACGACGACCGATGATCTGGCAGTCGCCGCGGCGCCGTTGACGCTCGACGGCCTGACCACCGGTCTCTACAGCGCGCTCGGCCTACCCCCCGCGGGCGTACTGCGGATGCCGTTCTCGTGGGAGATCAGCTAG
- a CDS encoding STAS domain-containing protein — protein MLEPDNVVHLTGILDVRSVGDVRQTLNHLIDTSVGDVIVDLEAVDAVDATGLGLLVATHRRTQLLGRQLVLWHPMPSVVRILAVTRLHRVLNVERTPLPISA, from the coding sequence ATGCTCGAGCCTGACAACGTGGTTCACCTGACCGGAATCCTGGACGTGCGCTCGGTCGGCGACGTCCGGCAGACCCTCAACCACCTGATCGACACCTCCGTCGGCGACGTGATCGTCGACCTGGAAGCGGTCGACGCGGTCGATGCGACCGGCCTCGGCCTGCTGGTCGCCACCCACCGCCGCACCCAACTCCTCGGCCGTCAGTTGGTCCTCTGGCACCCGATGCCGTCGGTCGTCCGCATCCTCGCCGTCACCCGTCTGCACCGCGTCCTGAACGTGGAACGCACCCCACTGCCGATCAGCGCCTAG
- a CDS encoding protein meaA, which produces MTPVTRGRLTRAHSPTLGYMADRPWVMRTYAGHSSAAESNALFRRNLEKGQTGLSVAFDLPTQTGYDADHALAKGEVGKVGVPVAHLGDVRALFDGIPLAQMNTSMTINATAMWLLALYQVAAQEQGALPDELTGTTQNDIVKEYLSRGTYAFPPDASLRLTTDMIAYTVANMPKWNPINICSYHLQEAGATPVQELAFALSTAIAVLDRVRDGGQVPPERFGDVVQRISFFVNAGVRFIEETCKMRAFVRLWDSLTLERYGVTDAKARRLRYGVQVNSLGLTEAQPENNVQRIVLEMLGVTLSKNARARAVQLPAWNEALGLPRPWDQQWSLRMQQVLAYESDLLEYDDIFDGSHVIEAKVDALVAGAQEEIDRVQAMGGAVAAVESGYLKQALVASHAERRQRIESGEQVVVGVNKFESTEPSPLTADLDTAIQTVDPAAESAALESLQKWRSARDQKAVDAALTRLRAAAKTTDNLMPVTLECARAGVTTGEWSGVLREMYGEYRAPTGVSGSVGVSAGGAEIAAVREKVAATSAELGGRLRLLVGKPGLDGHSNGAEQVAVRARDVGFEVIYQGIRLTPEQIVAAAVAEDVHCVGLSILSGSHMELVPQVVEGLREAGLEDVPVVVGGIVPEADAAALRTAGVAAIYTPKDYDLTGMMSDVVDVIRQANKL; this is translated from the coding sequence GTGACGCCAGTCACGAGGGGCAGACTCACAAGGGCACACAGTCCTACTCTCGGGTACATGGCCGATCGACCTTGGGTGATGCGGACGTACGCGGGGCACTCGTCCGCGGCCGAGTCCAACGCGCTGTTCCGGCGGAATCTGGAGAAGGGGCAGACCGGTCTGTCGGTCGCGTTCGACCTGCCGACGCAGACCGGGTACGACGCGGACCACGCGCTCGCGAAGGGCGAGGTCGGGAAGGTCGGCGTGCCGGTCGCGCACCTCGGCGACGTCCGGGCGCTGTTCGACGGGATCCCGCTGGCGCAGATGAACACGTCGATGACGATCAACGCGACCGCGATGTGGCTGCTCGCGCTCTACCAGGTCGCCGCGCAGGAGCAGGGCGCGCTGCCGGATGAGCTGACCGGTACGACGCAGAACGACATCGTCAAGGAGTACCTGTCCCGCGGCACGTACGCGTTCCCGCCCGACGCCTCGCTGCGGCTGACCACCGACATGATCGCGTACACGGTCGCGAACATGCCGAAGTGGAACCCGATCAACATCTGCAGCTACCACCTGCAGGAGGCCGGCGCCACGCCCGTCCAGGAGCTGGCGTTCGCGCTGTCGACCGCGATCGCCGTGCTGGACCGGGTCCGCGACGGCGGGCAGGTGCCGCCGGAGCGGTTCGGGGACGTCGTACAGCGGATCTCGTTCTTCGTGAACGCGGGGGTCCGGTTCATCGAGGAGACGTGCAAGATGCGCGCGTTCGTCCGCCTGTGGGACTCGCTGACCTTGGAGCGGTACGGCGTGACCGACGCGAAGGCGCGGCGCCTGCGGTACGGCGTACAGGTGAACTCGCTCGGGCTGACCGAGGCGCAGCCGGAGAACAACGTGCAGCGGATCGTGCTCGAGATGCTCGGCGTGACGCTGTCGAAGAACGCCCGGGCGCGCGCGGTCCAGCTGCCGGCGTGGAACGAGGCGCTCGGGCTGCCGCGGCCGTGGGACCAGCAGTGGTCGTTGCGGATGCAGCAGGTTCTGGCGTACGAGTCCGACCTGCTCGAGTACGACGACATCTTCGACGGCTCGCACGTGATCGAGGCGAAGGTCGACGCGCTGGTCGCCGGTGCGCAGGAGGAGATCGACCGGGTACAGGCGATGGGCGGGGCGGTCGCCGCGGTCGAGAGCGGCTACCTGAAGCAGGCGCTGGTCGCGTCGCACGCGGAACGCCGGCAGCGGATCGAGTCCGGCGAGCAGGTCGTCGTCGGCGTGAACAAGTTCGAGAGCACCGAGCCGTCGCCGCTGACCGCCGACCTCGACACGGCGATCCAGACCGTCGACCCGGCCGCCGAGTCCGCCGCGCTGGAGTCCCTGCAGAAATGGCGCTCCGCTCGTGACCAGAAAGCGGTCGACGCCGCACTGACCAGGCTCCGGGCCGCGGCGAAGACGACCGACAACCTGATGCCCGTCACGCTCGAATGCGCGCGCGCCGGCGTGACGACGGGGGAGTGGTCCGGCGTACTGCGGGAGATGTACGGCGAGTACCGCGCGCCGACCGGGGTCTCCGGATCGGTCGGGGTGTCCGCCGGCGGGGCGGAGATCGCCGCGGTCCGGGAGAAGGTCGCCGCGACGTCCGCCGAACTCGGGGGACGGCTGCGGCTCCTGGTCGGCAAGCCCGGCCTGGACGGGCACTCGAACGGCGCCGAGCAGGTCGCGGTCCGTGCCCGTGACGTCGGCTTCGAGGTCATCTACCAGGGCATCCGCCTGACGCCGGAGCAGATCGTCGCGGCCGCGGTCGCCGAGGACGTGCACTGCGTCGGCCTCTCGATCCTGTCCGGCTCCCACATGGAACTGGTACCCCAGGTCGTCGAGGGCCTCCGCGAGGCCGGCCTCGAAGACGTCCCGGTCGTGGTCGGCGGCATCGTCCCGGAGGCCGACGCCGCAGCCTTGCGGACCGCCGGTGTGGCCGCGATCTACACCCCCAAGGACTACGACCTGACCGGCATGATGTCGGATGTCGTCGACGTGATCAGGCAGGCCAACAAGCTCTAG
- a CDS encoding glycoside hydrolase family 32 protein, whose protein sequence is MTNQPLYGETWRPQQHFTARQFGTELPEPGKRQEGWLNDLNGLVYYEGEYHLFAQRWNKCWIHAVSDDLVHWTELQPAFWEEALDTGVQSGSVVIDYGNTSGLSPDPDRPPMVAFWSRNDNLSQCVSFSLDKGRTWQHYDGNPIMTMPERDPKVLRYDDHWVMMLYGDQRYHLLTSTDLLRWTDTGNVVPDSFECPDFFELPLDGGDPKWVLVRGDGKYSVGTFDGTSYTEESEQLLSDAGPNFYATQTWNNTETGDGRRIQAAWMRDGRYPGMPFNQQVTIPCELRLRTVDGRPHLFRTPVRELTTLYAGTTHWSGTVKPGADKVLADGPVEVDLHLEVEIPSGAALTVDVSGTTVELTHATVTSGSEPQPVSGGLRTVRVLVDRTSVEVFANDGEVSLSRCYLPSGGGLVLTATAPVRVVATLHSLASMWPDR, encoded by the coding sequence GTGACCAACCAGCCGTTGTACGGCGAAACGTGGCGTCCGCAGCAGCACTTCACAGCCCGGCAGTTCGGGACCGAACTGCCGGAGCCCGGGAAGCGCCAGGAGGGCTGGCTCAACGACCTGAACGGTCTCGTGTACTACGAGGGCGAGTACCACCTGTTCGCTCAGCGCTGGAACAAATGCTGGATCCACGCCGTCAGTGACGACCTCGTGCACTGGACGGAGCTGCAGCCGGCGTTCTGGGAGGAGGCGCTCGACACCGGGGTGCAGTCCGGTTCGGTGGTGATCGACTACGGCAATACCTCCGGGCTGTCGCCCGACCCGGACCGGCCGCCGATGGTCGCGTTCTGGTCGCGCAACGACAACCTGAGCCAGTGTGTGTCGTTCAGCCTCGACAAGGGCCGCACCTGGCAGCACTACGACGGCAACCCGATCATGACGATGCCCGAGCGCGACCCGAAGGTGCTCCGCTACGACGACCACTGGGTGATGATGCTGTACGGCGACCAGCGGTACCACCTGCTGACGTCGACCGATCTCCTGCGCTGGACCGACACCGGCAACGTCGTACCGGACAGCTTCGAGTGCCCGGACTTCTTCGAGCTGCCCCTCGACGGCGGCGACCCGAAGTGGGTGCTGGTGCGCGGCGACGGCAAGTACTCCGTCGGCACGTTCGACGGTACGTCGTACACCGAGGAGTCCGAGCAGCTGCTCTCGGACGCCGGGCCGAACTTCTACGCCACCCAGACCTGGAACAACACCGAGACCGGCGACGGCCGCCGGATCCAGGCCGCGTGGATGCGGGACGGCCGCTACCCCGGGATGCCGTTCAACCAGCAGGTCACGATCCCGTGCGAACTCAGGCTGCGCACCGTCGACGGCCGTCCGCACCTGTTCCGGACCCCGGTCCGGGAGCTGACCACGCTGTACGCCGGAACCACGCACTGGTCCGGCACCGTGAAGCCGGGCGCCGACAAGGTCCTCGCCGACGGCCCGGTGGAGGTGGACCTGCACCTCGAGGTCGAGATCCCGTCCGGCGCCGCGCTGACCGTCGACGTGTCCGGTACGACGGTGGAGCTCACCCACGCGACCGTGACATCCGGCTCGGAGCCGCAGCCGGTCTCCGGCGGGCTGCGCACCGTCCGGGTGCTGGTCGACCGGACCTCGGTGGAGGTCTTCGCGAACGACGGCGAGGTGTCGCTCTCACGCTGCTACCTGCCGTCCGGCGGCGGACTGGTCCTGACCGCTACCGCCCCCGTCCGGGTCGTGGCGACCCTGCACAGTCTCGCGTCGATGTGGCCGGATCGCTGA
- a CDS encoding aldo/keto reductase, with protein MNLTSTRKLSNGTELPVFGLGVWQVNDGLECERAVRWALEAGYRLIDTAQAYRNEASVGKAIRESGVPREEIFLTTKFYPGGKDARVEAEKSLERLGTDYLDLYLIHWPQGGPTWAWPAMEAAVDAGLTKGIGISNFSVAELAELGKIARIQPVANQVQFSPFEYRRALLDACEAANVVVQAYSPLGTGRHLDDPVVTRIAGATGHTPAQVLIRWAIQKGLSVIPKTVHQDRIIENAGVFDFELDDAAMAALDGLDTTGQTADALSQSGKWWS; from the coding sequence ATGAACTTGACCAGCACGCGCAAGCTGTCCAACGGAACCGAGCTCCCGGTGTTCGGGCTCGGGGTCTGGCAGGTGAACGACGGGCTCGAGTGTGAGCGCGCCGTGCGGTGGGCGCTGGAGGCCGGCTACCGGCTGATCGACACCGCGCAGGCGTACCGCAACGAGGCCAGCGTCGGGAAGGCGATCCGGGAGAGCGGCGTACCGCGCGAGGAGATCTTCCTGACCACCAAGTTCTACCCGGGCGGGAAGGACGCGCGGGTCGAGGCGGAGAAGAGCCTGGAGCGGCTCGGCACCGACTACCTCGACCTGTACCTGATCCACTGGCCGCAGGGCGGGCCGACCTGGGCGTGGCCGGCGATGGAGGCCGCCGTCGACGCCGGGCTCACCAAGGGCATCGGCATCTCGAACTTCAGCGTCGCCGAGCTGGCCGAGCTGGGCAAGATCGCCCGCATCCAGCCGGTCGCCAACCAGGTCCAGTTCAGCCCGTTCGAGTACCGCCGGGCGCTCCTCGACGCCTGCGAGGCGGCGAACGTCGTCGTCCAGGCGTACAGCCCGCTCGGCACCGGCCGGCACCTCGACGACCCGGTCGTCACCCGGATCGCCGGCGCCACCGGTCACACTCCCGCCCAGGTGCTGATCCGCTGGGCGATCCAGAAGGGCCTGTCGGTGATCCCGAAGACCGTCCACCAGGACCGGATCATCGAGAACGCGGGCGTCTTCGACTTCGAGCTCGACGACGCCGCGATGGCGGCGCTGGACGGGCTCGACACCACCGGCCAGACCGCCGACGCGCTCTCGCAGAGCGGCAAGTGGTGGTCCTGA